Proteins found in one Massilia sp. H6 genomic segment:
- a CDS encoding diguanylate cyclase encodes MVAVPAQRVANSSARRRLQIAAVAVLVLASLLAFLYIRSDAADPAVRNEVMLNLRELEKLDAEWDANILRAHIGRAPAAPQLTTGLPRMRDLIARVGDAVSEASSPAVHTAYTQLRDAVQRKEMLAMQFARHNPQLREALLFMPPAVADLKTELGGIEGALVPARIVVRLDASLNALLTEILRYNVTPSGALAARIDQVLGEIAAQKIAFSPALIEKVDAIIKSARTILEKRPLENRLEGQIAAAGTGAALDRLRREFDRSFDTVLRERERYRTFLFAYSALLLVLLMYAATRLRRSYRIIGEVNHRLQAANETLEQRVAERTAELEAQSKKLERLAQHDSLTGLINYRQLTRLLERALARANRRDSVVVIMFIDLDGFKLVNDTWGHATGDLVLQMVARRVEQKLRAEDALARLGGDEFVIMLEEVASREGALRVAQLALDEIRAVTEADGHPVTISASIGISSARGQAGAARGSAALLAEADKAMYEAKQAGKGGFVVSPAAQWTSAAGN; translated from the coding sequence ATGGTAGCCGTGCCGGCGCAGCGCGTAGCGAACTCGAGCGCGCGTCGCCGCCTGCAAATTGCCGCCGTCGCGGTGCTGGTGCTGGCATCGCTGCTCGCCTTCCTGTACATCCGGTCCGACGCGGCCGATCCCGCCGTGCGCAACGAAGTCATGCTCAACCTGCGCGAGCTCGAAAAGCTCGACGCCGAATGGGATGCCAATATCCTGCGCGCCCATATTGGCCGCGCCCCGGCCGCGCCGCAGCTGACCACCGGACTGCCGCGCATGCGCGACCTGATCGCCCGCGTCGGCGACGCCGTGTCCGAGGCGTCCAGCCCCGCGGTGCATACCGCCTATACCCAGCTGCGCGACGCCGTCCAGCGCAAGGAGATGCTGGCGATGCAGTTCGCGCGCCACAACCCGCAGCTGCGCGAAGCCTTGCTGTTCATGCCGCCGGCCGTGGCCGATCTCAAGACCGAGCTGGGTGGCATCGAAGGTGCGCTGGTGCCGGCCCGCATCGTGGTGCGGCTCGATGCCTCGCTCAATGCCCTGCTGACCGAGATCCTGCGCTACAACGTGACCCCGAGCGGCGCGCTGGCGGCGCGTATCGACCAGGTCCTGGGCGAGATCGCAGCGCAGAAAATCGCCTTTTCGCCGGCCCTGATAGAAAAGGTGGATGCCATCATCAAGTCTGCGCGCACCATCCTGGAGAAGCGGCCGCTGGAGAACCGGCTGGAAGGGCAGATCGCCGCGGCCGGCACCGGCGCCGCGCTCGACCGCCTCAGACGTGAATTCGACCGCTCGTTCGACACCGTGCTGCGCGAGCGCGAGCGCTATCGAACCTTTCTGTTCGCCTATTCGGCGCTACTGCTGGTGCTCTTGATGTATGCCGCCACGCGCTTGCGGCGCAGCTACCGCATCATTGGCGAGGTCAACCACCGGCTGCAGGCAGCCAACGAGACCCTCGAGCAGCGCGTGGCCGAGCGCACCGCCGAACTCGAGGCGCAGTCGAAGAAGCTCGAGCGCCTGGCCCAGCACGACAGCTTGACCGGCCTGATCAATTATCGCCAGCTGACCCGCCTGCTGGAGCGGGCGCTGGCGCGCGCCAACCGCCGCGATTCGGTGGTGGTGATCATGTTCATCGACCTCGACGGCTTCAAGCTGGTCAACGATACCTGGGGCCATGCCACCGGCGACCTGGTGCTGCAGATGGTGGCGCGCCGCGTCGAGCAAAAGCTGCGCGCCGAGGATGCGCTGGCGCGCCTCGGCGGCGACGAATTCGTGATCATGCTCGAAGAGGTCGCCTCGCGCGAGGGCGCGCTGCGGGTGGCCCAGCTGGCGCTCGACGAGATCCGTGCGGTGACCGAGGCCGACGGCCATCCGGTGACGATCTCGGCCAGCATCGGCATTTCCAGCGCCCGTGGCCAGGCTGGCGCTGCACGCGGCTCGGCCGCGCTGCTGGCCGAAGCCGACAAGGCCATGTACGAGGCCAAGCAGGCGGGCAAGGGTGGGTTCGTGGTCAGCCCGGCGGCGCAGTGGACCAGCGCCGCCGGCAATTGA
- a CDS encoding GNAT family N-acetyltransferase, whose translation MLDTPFGRWLRGLGGKPGRPAVLVKELGERDRRRILRHFLALDPKDRLLRFGSMIPDDAIAAYVGKLDFKHDIVFGVVNRVFQLVGVGHLAFARADSAKPTTKQRVAELGISVSASARGKGVGSRLFDRAAIHSRNSDVDTLYMQCLSSNQTMMHIARKAGMQIKREFGEADAYLQIPPPSPGSVMAEALEEQWAVIDYNLKANVRAAAKWFSR comes from the coding sequence ATGCTGGACACTCCCTTTGGCCGCTGGCTGCGCGGCCTTGGCGGCAAACCCGGTCGGCCGGCCGTGCTGGTCAAAGAGCTCGGCGAGCGCGACCGCCGCCGTATCTTGCGCCATTTTCTTGCGCTCGACCCGAAAGATCGCCTGTTGCGCTTCGGCAGCATGATCCCGGACGACGCCATCGCCGCCTATGTCGGCAAGCTCGACTTCAAGCACGACATCGTGTTCGGTGTCGTCAACCGGGTGTTCCAGCTCGTTGGCGTCGGCCACCTGGCGTTTGCCCGGGCCGACAGCGCCAAGCCGACCACCAAGCAGCGGGTGGCGGAGCTTGGCATATCGGTATCGGCATCGGCCCGGGGCAAGGGCGTCGGTTCGCGCCTGTTCGACCGCGCCGCGATCCATAGCCGCAATTCCGACGTCGACACGCTGTACATGCAATGCCTGTCGTCGAATCAGACCATGATGCATATCGCCCGCAAGGCCGGCATGCAGATCAAGCGCGAGTTCGGCGAAGCCGATGCGTATCTGCAGATTCCCCCGCCCAGCCCGGGCAGCGTGATGGCCGAGGCGCTCGAAGAGCAATGGGCAGTCATCGATTACAACCTCAAGGCCAACGTCAGGGCGGCGGCGAAGTGGTTTTCCAGATAG
- a CDS encoding Lrp/AsnC family transcriptional regulator — protein MSKIELDKTDRKILAVLQSDGRLSNQDVAERVNLSPSPCLRRIKRLEEAGVIRQYVALVDPDKIGLGLLAYVNVRLEKHSEVAGGARGTPGLPATSPRNDFAVSVGTWPEVVACYAMTGEMDFLLRVHVEDMDHFSRFMMGTLLKHPAVLDVKSSFALQRIKETTALPVAL, from the coding sequence ATGTCAAAAATCGAGCTCGACAAGACTGACCGCAAAATCCTGGCGGTGCTGCAGTCGGACGGCAGGCTGTCAAACCAGGACGTGGCCGAGCGCGTGAACCTGTCGCCATCGCCCTGCCTGAGGCGCATCAAGCGCCTGGAAGAGGCCGGAGTGATCCGCCAGTACGTGGCGCTGGTCGACCCGGACAAGATCGGACTGGGCCTGCTGGCCTATGTCAACGTGCGGCTGGAAAAGCACAGCGAAGTGGCGGGTGGCGCGCGCGGCACGCCGGGCTTGCCGGCCACGTCGCCACGCAACGATTTCGCCGTGTCGGTCGGTACCTGGCCAGAAGTGGTGGCCTGCTATGCAATGACTGGGGAGATGGACTTTTTGCTGCGCGTGCATGTCGAGGACATGGACCATTTCTCGCGCTTCATGATGGGAACGCTGCTCAAGCATCCGGCGGTGCTGGATGTGAAATCGAGCTTCGCGCTGCAGCGGATCAAGGAGACCACGGCACTTCCGGTAGCGCTGTGA
- a CDS encoding indolepyruvate ferredoxin oxidoreductase family protein, whose translation MNAPIDRANFAQPQHDITLDDKWTLERGRAFMTGTQALIRLPMLQRERDQKAGLNTAGYITGYRGSPVTAVDQTAMKAKKHLEAHHVKFHPGMNEDLAATAVWGTQQTNLYQDANYDGVFAMWYGKGPGVDRCGDVFKHGNNAGSAKNGGVLVLAGDDHAAKSSSTAHQSDHILTHCGIPVLYPSSVQEYLDYGLHAWAMSRYTGLWVSMKCVTDIIESGAVVDLDPDRVQIALPTDFQVPEGGLNIRWPDAVLDQEVRMSNFKWYAALAYARANKLNKIIWDSPTPKIGIITAGKSYVDTRQALADLGIDEQAARDIGLRLYKVGMTWPLESEGVHEFARGLDEILVVEEKRQVMEYALKEALYNLPDAQRPRVVGKFDDTGEWSNKDRMGHGDWLLPATYELNPAQIARAIASRISHYCAGHPVEQRVKERIAFLEAKELVLRNIPAKANPETDRIPYFCSGCPHNSSTKVPEGSRAMAGIGCHYMVLWMDRETSTFTHMGAEGTTWIGQSPFTSEKHVFVNLGDGTYFHSGILAIRAAVAAKVNITYKILYNDAVAMTGGQNVDGPLDPGMITRQIAAEGVGPIIVVTDEPEKYPSDYAWAAGVTVRHRSELMDVQRELRELPGVTAVIYDQTCASEKRRRRKKGEFPDPAKRAVINEAVCEGCGDCSVQSNCLSVEPLETELGRKRQINQSSCNKDFSCVSGFCPSFVTVEGGGLKKPKKAAASEAAPPSLPEPVVPSIGAPFGILVAGVGGTGVVTVGQILAVAAHVEGKGAIVLDQSGLAQKGGPVMSHVRLAQQQSDLHSTRVGTGSADLVIGCDQIVAASRDALSRMGEGRTWAAVNATSSTTAAFVKNPDWQFPGEGSKGAILQACGAQNVEFIDAGRIATALMGDSIATNMFMLGYAFQKGHVPLLEASLMKAIELNGVSVPFNKAAFHWGRTAAHDLASVNKLTTPAQVIEFKRTESLDDIVNRRVELLTAYQNAAYAAQYKAFVDQVRAQEAKFGKGSRLAEAVARYFYKLMAYKDEYEVARLHTDPSFKAKIANMFEGDITIKYHLAPPLLAKHDKQGRPVKQEFGSWMMGAFGVLAKLKGLRGTPFDVFGYTDERRTERALIGQYRQTVEALLAKLTPENLAQAVAIASIPEDIRGYGHVKARHLAAAKQKEAALLAAFDAPQGAASRAA comes from the coding sequence ATGAACGCACCCATCGACCGCGCCAATTTTGCGCAGCCGCAGCACGACATCACGCTGGACGACAAATGGACGCTCGAGCGCGGCCGCGCGTTCATGACCGGCACCCAAGCCCTGATCCGACTGCCGATGCTGCAGCGCGAGCGTGACCAGAAAGCCGGCCTGAACACCGCAGGCTATATCACCGGCTACCGCGGCTCGCCGGTCACCGCCGTCGACCAGACCGCGATGAAGGCGAAAAAGCACCTCGAAGCGCACCACGTCAAGTTTCACCCGGGCATGAACGAAGACCTGGCGGCGACCGCCGTCTGGGGCACCCAGCAGACCAACCTGTACCAGGACGCCAACTACGATGGCGTGTTTGCCATGTGGTACGGCAAGGGCCCGGGCGTGGACCGTTGCGGCGACGTCTTCAAGCATGGCAACAATGCCGGCTCGGCCAAGAATGGTGGCGTGCTGGTGCTGGCAGGCGACGACCACGCGGCCAAATCCTCGTCCACCGCGCACCAGTCCGACCACATCCTGACCCACTGCGGCATTCCGGTGCTGTATCCGTCGTCGGTACAGGAATACCTCGACTACGGCCTGCATGCCTGGGCCATGAGCCGCTATACCGGCCTGTGGGTGTCGATGAAATGCGTCACCGATATCATCGAGTCGGGCGCCGTGGTCGACCTCGATCCGGACCGCGTGCAGATTGCGCTGCCGACCGATTTCCAGGTGCCTGAAGGCGGCCTGAACATCCGTTGGCCAGACGCCGTGCTGGACCAAGAAGTGCGCATGAGCAACTTCAAATGGTATGCGGCGCTGGCCTATGCCCGTGCGAACAAGCTCAACAAGATCATCTGGGACAGCCCGACGCCAAAAATCGGCATCATCACCGCCGGCAAGAGCTATGTCGACACGCGCCAGGCGCTGGCCGATCTGGGCATCGACGAGCAGGCAGCGCGCGACATTGGCCTGCGCCTGTACAAGGTCGGCATGACCTGGCCGCTTGAATCCGAAGGCGTGCACGAATTCGCGCGCGGGCTCGACGAGATCCTGGTGGTCGAAGAAAAGCGCCAGGTGATGGAATATGCGCTGAAAGAAGCGCTCTACAACCTGCCCGATGCGCAGCGTCCGCGCGTGGTTGGCAAATTCGACGACACCGGCGAGTGGAGCAACAAGGACCGCATGGGCCACGGCGACTGGCTGCTGCCGGCCACCTACGAGCTGAACCCGGCGCAGATTGCCCGCGCCATCGCTTCGCGCATTTCGCATTACTGCGCCGGCCATCCGGTCGAGCAGCGCGTGAAAGAGCGCATCGCCTTCCTGGAAGCCAAGGAACTGGTGCTGCGTAATATCCCGGCCAAGGCCAACCCGGAAACCGACCGCATTCCGTATTTCTGCTCGGGTTGCCCGCACAACAGCTCGACCAAGGTACCGGAAGGCTCGCGCGCCATGGCCGGCATCGGCTGCCACTACATGGTGCTATGGATGGACCGCGAAACGTCCACCTTCACCCACATGGGCGCCGAAGGCACGACCTGGATCGGCCAGTCGCCGTTTACCAGTGAAAAGCACGTGTTCGTGAACCTTGGCGACGGCACCTATTTCCACTCGGGCATCCTGGCCATTCGCGCGGCCGTGGCCGCGAAGGTGAACATCACCTACAAGATCCTGTACAACGACGCGGTCGCCATGACCGGCGGCCAGAACGTCGACGGCCCGCTCGATCCGGGCATGATCACGCGCCAGATCGCGGCCGAAGGCGTGGGTCCGATCATCGTCGTCACCGACGAGCCAGAAAAATACCCGAGCGATTACGCCTGGGCCGCCGGCGTGACCGTGCGCCACCGTTCGGAACTGATGGACGTGCAGCGCGAACTGCGCGAGCTGCCGGGCGTGACGGCCGTCATCTATGACCAGACCTGTGCGTCGGAAAAGCGCCGCCGCCGGAAAAAAGGCGAATTCCCCGACCCGGCCAAGCGCGCCGTGATCAACGAAGCGGTTTGCGAAGGCTGCGGCGACTGCTCGGTGCAGTCCAACTGCCTGTCGGTCGAGCCGCTGGAAACGGAGCTGGGCCGCAAGCGCCAGATCAACCAGAGTTCGTGCAACAAGGACTTCTCGTGCGTGTCGGGCTTCTGCCCAAGCTTCGTTACCGTCGAAGGCGGCGGCCTGAAGAAGCCGAAGAAAGCTGCGGCTTCGGAGGCCGCGCCTCCGAGCCTGCCGGAGCCGGTCGTGCCATCGATCGGCGCGCCGTTCGGCATCCTGGTGGCCGGCGTCGGCGGCACCGGCGTGGTCACCGTCGGCCAGATCCTGGCAGTGGCGGCCCACGTCGAAGGCAAGGGCGCGATCGTGCTTGACCAGAGTGGCCTGGCCCAGAAGGGCGGCCCGGTGATGTCGCACGTGCGCCTGGCGCAGCAGCAGTCCGACCTGCACTCGACCCGCGTTGGCACCGGCAGCGCCGACCTGGTGATCGGCTGCGACCAGATCGTGGCCGCCAGCCGCGATGCCCTGAGCCGCATGGGAGAAGGCCGCACCTGGGCCGCCGTCAATGCCACCAGTTCGACCACCGCAGCGTTTGTTAAAAACCCGGACTGGCAGTTCCCGGGCGAAGGCTCGAAGGGCGCCATCTTGCAGGCTTGCGGCGCCCAGAACGTGGAATTCATCGACGCCGGACGCATTGCTACCGCGCTGATGGGCGATTCGATCGCAACCAATATGTTCATGCTGGGCTATGCCTTCCAGAAGGGCCATGTGCCGCTGCTGGAAGCGTCGCTGATGAAGGCGATCGAACTCAATGGCGTGTCGGTGCCGTTCAACAAGGCCGCCTTCCACTGGGGCCGCACCGCCGCGCACGACCTGGCCTCGGTCAACAAGCTCACGACCCCGGCCCAGGTGATCGAGTTCAAGCGTACCGAGAGCCTGGACGACATCGTCAACCGCCGCGTCGAGCTGCTCACCGCCTACCAGAACGCCGCCTATGCGGCGCAGTACAAGGCCTTCGTCGACCAGGTACGCGCCCAGGAAGCCAAGTTCGGCAAGGGCAGCCGACTGGCCGAAGCCGTGGCACGCTATTTCTACAAGCTGATGGCCTACAAGGACGAGTACGAAGTCGCCCGCCTGCATACCGACCCGAGCTTCAAGGCAAAGATCGCCAACATGTTCGAAGGCGACATCACCATCAAGTACCACCTGGCGCCGCCGCTGCTGGCCAAGCACGACAAGCAAGGCCGTCCGGTCAAGCAGGAATTCGGTTCGTGGATGATGGGTGCGTTCGGCGTGCTGGCCAAGCTCAAGGGCCTGCGTGGTACCCCGTTCGATGTGTTCGGCTACACGGACGAGCGTCGTACCGAGCGTGCGCTGATCGGTCAATACCGCCAGACCGTCGAGGCATTGCTGGCCAAGCTCACGCCGGAGAACCTGGCGCAGGCGGTGGCGATCGCCAGCATTCCAGAAGACATCCGCGGCTACGGCCACGTAAAGGCACGCCACTTGGCGGCGGCCAAGCAGAAAGAGGCGGCGCTGCTGGCCGCCTTCGACGCTCCGCAAGGCGCCGCGTCACGGGCTGCATGA